Sequence from the Paenibacillus tundrae genome:
GTTTTAAAAACGTGTTACAATGAATTGGGTTTAAGTAAAAATAGTCAACATTTGTCTTTTGTTAGTCAACCAACCCGCCTTGTTGCAGTCATGTTGATAGGAGGATTCGAGAATGAATATCCATGAATATCAAGGAAAAGAAGTACTGAAACAGTATGGAGTTGCCGTTCCTAATGGAAAGGTTGCTTATACAGTCGATGAAGCGGTCGCGGCCGCAGAGGCACTGGGCAGTCCGGTGACTGTAGTCAAAGCGCAAATTCACGCAGGTGGCCGGGGTAAAGCCGGCGGTGTGAAAGTGGCGAAGAGCACGGATGAGGTTCGTGCGTATGCATCTGAAATTTTGGGGAAAGTGTTGGTTACACACCAAACTGGACCTGAAGGTAAAGAAGTGAAGCGTCTTCTGATTGAAGAAGGATGCGATATCCGCAAAGAATACTATGTGGGTGTTGTTGTAGACCGCGCTACGGGACGTGTCGTTATGATGGCTTCCGAAGAGGGCGGTACGGAGATCGAAGAAGTGGCTGAAGCTACACCTGAGAAAATTTTCAAAGAAATCGTTGATCCTGCAATTGGATTGCAAGTGTTCCAAGCACGTAAACTGGCTTACAGCATTAATATTCCGAATGAATTAGTTAACAAAGCTGTGAAGTTCATGCTTGCGTTGTACAAAGCATTTGTCGAAAAAGATTGCTCCATCGCTGAGATTAACCCTCTCGTTGTTACAGGAGATGGAAACGTTATCGCACTGGATGCGAAACTCAATTTTGACTCCAATGCGCTGTTCCGTCACAAAGACATTTTGGAACTTCGTGATCTGGACGAAGAAGACGAAAAAGAAATCGAAGCTTCGAAATACGACCTCAGCTACATAGCGCTGGATGGAAACATCGGCTGTATGGTTAATGGTGCGGGACTTGCGATGGCAACGATGGACATTATCAAATATTATGGAGGCGACCCAGCCAACTTCCTAGATGTTGGGGGCGGTGCGACAACGGAGAAAGTGACAGAAGCATTTAAGATCATTCTGTCTGATGCTAAAGTTGCAGGTATCTTCGTTAATATTTTCGGTGGTATCATGCGCTGTGATGTCATTGCCAATGGTGTGGTTGAAGCTGCGAAGCAGCTTGGACTTACGAAACCACTGGTTGTCCGTCTTGAAGGAACGAACGTGGAGCTTGGTAAGCGTATTTTGGGTGAATCCGGCCTGAATATCGTACCAGCTGACTCCATGGCCGATGGTGCACAGAAAATTGTTGCCCTCGTGAAGTAAGCTCATTCCTGGGAAGGTTGCACCCGAGTAGTGCAACAAACTTCCTTAGTACCGGAGCTGTCCGGCACTTGAAAAATAACCGTAAGGATGTGAAGCAACGTGAGTATTTTGATTGATAAAAATACAAAAGTCATTACGCAAGGCATTACGGGTTCAACGGGAATGTTCCACACGAAGGGCGCATTGGACTACGGAACCCAGATGGTAGGCGGTGTTACTCCGGGTAAAGGCGGAACCAATGTTGATATCACACTGGAAGATGGCCAAGTGGTGAGTCTCCCGGTATTTAATACGGTGCAGGAAGCGAAGGAAGCGACTGGCGCAACAGCGAGCGTCAT
This genomic interval carries:
- the sucC gene encoding ADP-forming succinate--CoA ligase subunit beta gives rise to the protein MNIHEYQGKEVLKQYGVAVPNGKVAYTVDEAVAAAEALGSPVTVVKAQIHAGGRGKAGGVKVAKSTDEVRAYASEILGKVLVTHQTGPEGKEVKRLLIEEGCDIRKEYYVGVVVDRATGRVVMMASEEGGTEIEEVAEATPEKIFKEIVDPAIGLQVFQARKLAYSINIPNELVNKAVKFMLALYKAFVEKDCSIAEINPLVVTGDGNVIALDAKLNFDSNALFRHKDILELRDLDEEDEKEIEASKYDLSYIALDGNIGCMVNGAGLAMATMDIIKYYGGDPANFLDVGGGATTEKVTEAFKIILSDAKVAGIFVNIFGGIMRCDVIANGVVEAAKQLGLTKPLVVRLEGTNVELGKRILGESGLNIVPADSMADGAQKIVALVK